In Miscanthus floridulus cultivar M001 chromosome 8, ASM1932011v1, whole genome shotgun sequence, the sequence TTATTCAATCGTTTACATGCATCCCACTGTGGCATGCCTGAACCCTTGATATGAAATTCAATAATAAAGGGGCCATTTCGATAAATGATGCAGTCCAACATTGAATCAACGAGAACatgatgttagattgatctctaatcttaAACTGGGCCCAaaggcccagttgggcctttgatccgcgtcctgatcgggggcgcccagcccactatggcaggagggcccctgtcacactgtgcaataaatagaggtgggggccggcggctctgagtacgaggttggCCTGAGCTACAGTTCCCCACCGAAATCCCTAATCCTATCTAGAGGGGCGCAgctagtgacgggaagccaccagccgcgccgccaccgcctctgcaTCTACACCGAGGGGCTGCTACGTCGCCGGGCTGCCCTGCAACCGCTACTGCACCACCGCCCTTCGACTCGACACCGCCACTGGGTTATCGCCAAGCACTGCGATGGCGAGCCCATCTTCATCTAAGGCGGCCGAAGGTTTGCACCCTTCACCACTCTCTTTCTCTCGTTCTATCTACTGCTACTGCACTGGTAGatgcagtgttatcctaaacgctaaatggtaaacagtcggtcacctaccgtttagcccattatttgggtaaaacgggtgtttaaacgggaaaaacggccgtttaaacggtcaaaacaaccgattaaacagaaacggtgtaccaccgtgtagcgtttaaacggtgtgtaaacgagctaaacggccgtttagacgAACAGTGGGTAGATGTTCTAGAACTCATGGTTTTATTCAATAGCAAATagacatgctagttctatgcctagAGATCCTGCTTAAGGTCTAACACATGACACATAACTGGTACAAACAAACTTATACATCCTCGACAATGACTGTATTCCTTTTTCTATTCCAGTCGAATATTTCCACCCAATCCGAGAAAGCAAAGAAAGTGAAAATCTCTTGGTTGCAATGCAAGAAGTTCATTCTAATTTTTAGGGCATTGCTAAAGGACACTCGCGTGTTTCTGTTGGAGAGAACACGCGATTTGTCCTCCGTCGGATGGGGCATCGACGGCGCGCGCTTGTGCGTTCTGTTTTCCACCCGCTCCGTCGCTGACATGTAGGACCCATTTACTGTTCAATTTTGGATCGTTGCGCCTGCCGAGAAGTCTCCGCTCCACTCGGTCCACTCCTGTCCATTTCGcttcctctccctttctctccctCCTCCTTGGCGACGccgaaggcgacgacgacgacgacggcgtaggTCTGCTCGGGCTTCTTCCTCACTTTTTGATTCGGAGGGTGCGTCGCGGCGGAGGTCAGCAGGTAGTACGGCTCCCTCTTCCTTTTATTTTGACCCATTTTGGTTGCGATTTGGTGGTGTGGATCTGGTGATTTTGATTCGATGGGCTCATGTTAGGGTTTGGTGGTGTGTGGATTCAGAGGGTTCATCGCACCGTTGGTGTGGATTAGGGTTTGTTGGATTAGATGTCATTGTGCCTCTCTGTTGGTAGCTCGCTGGCATTTGTGGTGAGTGCTGCGGTGGTTGGTGCGCATCCCCTTTGATTTTGCAGCGTAGATTTGGAGTTGGATGGGTTTTTGTTTGGATTGTTAGCATGTGGCGTGGATTTGTTTTCTGTGTCTCTCGGTTAGATTCTGTGTACCATGTATCCAATTGAACAATGGATGGCCATTGCCTTATGTGAGTTTTTTGAAAATTTAGGGATTCTATTGTTCTGCCAAGCTTGTAGATCTAAAGCAGAGCTTGGTCTGTCTTGCTGTGTTATGTGGGCTACCGTGCACATAGCTGTGTCTGTTCTCTTGAGATGTCTGTCTGTTCTTTTGAGCAATTGTAGGTTCTGGTAGGTTATGATTTCAGCCTATGTCAGGGTTTTAAAATTTGTGTTGATTCTGAGGCGGTGAGCTATTGACATGCGTTTGGGCAGTCTAGATTTCGTGATGATTGATTGATTATGTGGTCAGAGCTCCTGATGAGGAAATGGTACTTGAACATCCCTTTCCCTTGCTTGGAAATGGGTATTTGGTGGGTGACAAGATGTAAAGGGAAATCTTGTGGACCTGATCCATCAATAGTGCTAAACTACCCTGTGCAATCTGTTGTAGTACTTTGTTTTGGTTAGGTCTTGTGTTGATGCATCATTTTCACTCGCGGTGGAACATATTTGTCGCTACATGTTGCGTGTGGCGTGGATTTGTTTTCTGTGTTTCTCGGTTAGATTCTATGTACCATGTATCCAATTGAACCATGGATGGCCATTGCCTTATGTGAATTTAACTATTACCTGGTtcatttgagccatcttctgTAGTGCTTGTTGCCACTTGTTGATCCCTTCAACTGTACTGAGATCATAGTTTTCTTCTGAGGTGACATACATATCTTCAGTCCTGTTCCTGGAAGTATAGTGAATCTATAAGATATTTGTGATATCACACACATAAACTGGGTTCTAGAATGCTGCTTGAATCTAAGTAAAGTGAGCTACCCTTTATTGGTCATGTTCTGTGTTATTACTTTTGTGGTCATATTCTATTTCTTTAAGAAGCTTTTGGTAGGGAGTTGTCCGCTATTTCGATCAGTCTGATTGCAAATTAAGGTTTAGTTCTTTCAGGTTCAGAGGTTTAGATATGTCTGAACCTAGCAACCTGCTATGGTAGCCACTATTATATACTTGTGCCTTTACTCTAGACTAGTGTGGTTCAGGGTTCAGTGTTACCCTTGTATGCATTGTatgcttgtgcttgtgcttgtgttgtATACTTGTATCCATGTGCTTGAGATATCATTGTTCATACTTATTATGTGTGTCCTCTCTGAACTCTAGTTTGGAGTTAGTTAGTTTGCCCTAAAATGAGAAATGTGCTGCATTCAAGTTATCTGTTAGTATTATTACCTACTGCTGATGAAAATAAGGCAAATTTTAGATTGAGTTTCACAATTTGCAATTACTGATAATGTAAATTGCACTTATAGGGCACTGCAATTATAGTTTTCAGCATATGTAGTATTGTCCCTTATATGTAGTATTGTTGTAGTTGTCTTATGTGAACCTTGTAATGTGAGGATTGGGTTGATGTTAAGTACCTGTTTGGTTTTATGTGAACCTCCATTTGCAGTAGTCCTTATATGGCGTTTTGTTGTTACTGTGTCTTTATTTTGCTTGTGTATGCAAAGCTGCATTATTGAAGTTGTCACTGATTTTATAATCATAGTTTGCTGGTTGtgtagccatggaggatgaagatCATGTTTATGATAGTAACGAGGATGAGTATGAATCGAGCTCTGATGATCTGAATGAGCTAGAGGTACTAAGTTTTTATGTGCAGTTGATGCTGATTTTGGAAGCTATATTGTGAAATATTTTGTCTGATATGGATTGTTTGGTTTTTTAAGGActcaaataccaaagttgatgGGGGTTATGATGCAAGATCAATGGTGAAGACGTTCCAGCATCTGCAAGAGGCCTTTGCAGGGGTATTTGCGGAACTTAGTCTATTTTTCTCTGATTGTTTGATTCTCATCCTGTCTTTTTCAGTTTGCAAAGTTTGTTGACTCTAAAGGGAAAGCAAGTCAGTATGGTGTCCAAACATGTGCTGGAATGGTACATTCTGTCTCATGTTTATTATTTGTTGTGCTTCAAGTGGACTGAATAGACTAAGTTGTTTAATGTGTGTGTTTGTTGCATTGGTTTTCAGAGTACCAGGTCTGTGAGAGGGAGGGGTAGAGGGAGAGCGACTAGTACTAGAAGCACTTCTGAGAGAGCAGGGAGCAggttcaacagcaagtattttgGTGAAATTATAGCCCAGTTGGATGATCGTAAGAAGGACATAGTCAGGGATCATGGATTTGGCATCTTACTGTAGTATGATGGTTGTTCGGCACCTAAGGGATTTATTCAATGGATCAGTGATCAGTTGGACTTGAACTGTAGTGATTTTCTTGTAGGAGAGAAAATAATCCCCTTATCTACATTGTCAGCCCATCTATTCTTGGGCCTCCCAATGGAAGGTGAAGATATTAGGCAGGCTCATTCTGAATCCACAAAGAGCCAGTTCCTTTCAGCAATCAAAGAGTCCTCTCTACCCCTTATCAAGACATTTGGCCAGAAGCTGCTTAGAGATACCTTATGTGATGATGATGTTTTCCAGTACTTCATGGTGGTTGCACTGTCAACGTTCCTTTGTGCAAATTCCAGCACCCTTCCCGGCCCTTTTTATTTGGCCCCCTTGATTGATGTTTCTAAGGAGAGGGTCATGGGGTGGAACTGCTCCAAGCTTGTATATGATTGGATT encodes:
- the LOC136473510 gene encoding uncharacterized protein isoform X1, whose amino-acid sequence is MASPSSSKAAEAMEDEDHVYDSNEDEYESSSDDLNELEDSNTKVDGGYDARSMVKTFQHLQEAFAGFAKFVDSKGKASQYGVQTCAGMSTRSVRGRGRGRATSTRSTSERAGSRFNSKYFGEIIAQLDDRKKDIVRDHGFGILL
- the LOC136473510 gene encoding uncharacterized protein isoform X2: MEDEDHVYDSNEDEYESSSDDLNELEDSNTKVDGGYDARSMVKTFQHLQEAFAGFAKFVDSKGKASQYGVQTCAGMSTRSVRGRGRGRATSTRSTSERAGSRFNSKYFGEIIAQLDDRKKDIVRDHGFGILL